A window of Dickeya zeae NCPPB 2538 contains these coding sequences:
- the glyA gene encoding serine hydroxymethyltransferase, which yields MLKREMNIADYDAELWQAMQQEVVRQEEHIELIASENYTSPRVMQAQGSQLTNKYAEGYPGKRYYGGCEYVDVVEQLAIDRAKELFGADYANVQPHSGSQANFAVYTALLQPGDTILGMNLAHGGHLTHGSPVNLSGKLYNVVPYGIDDSGKINYDEMAELARTHKPKMIVGGFSAYSGIVDWAKMREIADSIGAYLFVDMAHVAGLVAAGVYPNPVPHAHIVTTTTHKTLAGPRGGLILAKGGDEDLYKKLNSAVFPGGQGGPLMHVIAGKAVALKEAMEPEFKTYQQQVAKNAKAMVEVFLSRGFNVVSGGTDNHLFLLDLVSKNLTGKEADAALGRANITVNKNSVPNDPKSPFVTSGIRIGTPAATRRGFKEAEVRELAGWICDVLDNINDEAVIERVKQKVLDICGRFPVYA from the coding sequence ATGTTAAAGCGTGAAATGAACATTGCCGATTACGATGCCGAGCTATGGCAAGCAATGCAGCAAGAAGTGGTGCGTCAGGAAGAGCACATTGAACTGATTGCGTCAGAAAACTATACCAGTCCACGCGTCATGCAGGCCCAGGGGTCTCAGCTGACTAACAAATACGCCGAAGGGTATCCGGGCAAACGCTACTACGGCGGTTGCGAATACGTCGACGTGGTTGAGCAACTGGCGATCGATCGCGCGAAAGAACTGTTCGGCGCTGATTATGCCAACGTTCAGCCGCACTCAGGTTCTCAGGCTAACTTTGCTGTCTACACCGCATTACTGCAACCGGGCGATACCATTCTGGGTATGAACCTGGCGCACGGTGGCCACCTGACTCACGGCTCTCCGGTTAACCTGTCCGGTAAGCTGTATAACGTCGTGCCTTACGGCATTGATGACAGCGGCAAGATCAACTACGACGAAATGGCTGAACTGGCTCGCACACACAAGCCGAAGATGATCGTGGGTGGTTTCTCCGCCTACTCCGGTATCGTGGACTGGGCGAAAATGCGCGAAATCGCTGACAGCATCGGCGCTTATCTGTTCGTCGATATGGCGCACGTCGCGGGCCTGGTTGCGGCGGGTGTTTACCCGAACCCGGTTCCGCATGCGCACATCGTGACGACTACGACGCACAAAACCCTGGCGGGCCCGCGTGGTGGCCTGATCCTGGCGAAAGGCGGCGACGAAGACCTGTACAAGAAACTGAACTCCGCCGTGTTCCCGGGCGGACAGGGCGGCCCGCTGATGCATGTTATCGCGGGTAAAGCGGTAGCGCTGAAAGAAGCGATGGAGCCAGAGTTCAAGACCTACCAGCAGCAGGTTGCGAAAAATGCCAAAGCGATGGTGGAAGTGTTCCTGTCTCGCGGCTTCAACGTGGTGTCTGGCGGTACCGACAACCACCTGTTCCTGCTGGATCTGGTCAGCAAGAATCTGACCGGTAAAGAGGCGGATGCTGCGCTGGGTCGTGCCAATATCACCGTCAACAAAAACAGCGTGCCGAACGATCCGAAGAGCCCGTTCGTGACCTCTGGTATCCGTATCGGTACACCGGCAGCAACCCGTCGCGGCTTCAAAGAAGCGGAAGTCCGTGAACTGGCTGGCTGGATTTGCGATGTGCTGGACAATATCAATGACGAAGCGGTTATTGAGCGCGTCAAACAGAAAGTGCTGGATATCTGCGGCCGTTTCCCGGTTTACGCCTGA
- a CDS encoding nickel/cobalt transporter, which produces MSVNRSRVSPNYLHWWPLALFVLLLGVAVWQAWVWWPSLLLQSVEWQRSLHQQMSDLMEQVHARPQQAGWTLVMFSLVYGVLHAIGPGHGKVVIATYLATHPSRLKSSLQLTLTAALLQGLVAIILVTVVLAVLQLSSRTLHISSFWMEKLSFVLVTGLGGWLCLRALRRLLAVLFPRPKPRIHALTPLGSPVPGSRLAPPAIRHQHDAQCGCGHQHVPSADALNHSDGWRTRLMVVLAMGMRPCSGAILVLLFAKVLDVFVWGVISALTMALGTALTVSLLGVAVLFCRRQLERLSRDGTPSRWQPFLWSALSLAGGMMLTFAGIVLYLTSQPDVMGGIRPLMG; this is translated from the coding sequence ATGTCAGTAAATCGCTCGCGAGTTTCCCCTAATTATTTGCACTGGTGGCCGCTGGCGTTGTTTGTGCTACTACTGGGGGTTGCTGTATGGCAGGCGTGGGTCTGGTGGCCATCGCTCTTGCTGCAAAGTGTTGAGTGGCAGCGGTCTTTGCATCAACAAATGTCGGATTTGATGGAGCAGGTGCATGCCAGACCTCAACAGGCTGGCTGGACGCTGGTGATGTTTAGCCTGGTATACGGTGTGCTGCATGCTATTGGTCCCGGTCATGGCAAAGTGGTGATCGCCACTTATCTGGCGACGCACCCGTCCCGACTGAAAAGCAGCCTGCAATTGACCCTGACGGCCGCGTTGTTACAGGGGCTGGTGGCGATTATTTTGGTGACCGTCGTACTGGCGGTGTTGCAGCTTTCCAGCCGGACTTTGCATATCAGCAGTTTCTGGATGGAAAAACTCAGCTTTGTGCTAGTGACAGGGCTTGGGGGATGGCTGTGTCTGCGTGCGCTGCGGCGCCTGCTGGCGGTATTATTCCCCCGACCTAAACCACGCATTCACGCGTTAACGCCGCTTGGTTCACCCGTGCCGGGTAGTCGGCTGGCACCACCAGCCATACGCCATCAACATGACGCACAGTGCGGGTGTGGTCATCAACATGTGCCGTCGGCAGACGCGTTAAACCACAGTGACGGCTGGCGAACCCGTCTGATGGTTGTGCTGGCGATGGGAATGCGCCCGTGTTCCGGTGCGATCCTGGTGCTGTTATTCGCCAAAGTGCTGGATGTGTTTGTCTGGGGTGTGATCTCTGCGTTGACCATGGCGTTGGGAACGGCGCTGACAGTTTCGCTCTTAGGCGTGGCGGTATTGTTCTGCCGTCGTCAACTGGAGCGTTTAAGCCGTGATGGGACACCTTCCCGCTGGCAACCCTTTCTCTGGTCGGCCTTATCGCTAGCCGGTGGCATGATGCTGACCTTTGCCGGTATTGTGCTTTATCTCACCAGCCAACCCGATGTTATGGGCGGCATTCGGCCATTGATGGGGTAA
- a CDS encoding ABC transporter substrate-binding protein: MLKKSWRSLLLATTLTTSFASLATQYPLTVTDIDGQHVTINQEPQRIVLQDGRDIMSMALLDRDNPFHRLVAWNNLPKKQDTATWDLLKGKWPQSEGILDMGFSDKGDVELESILAKKPDLMIAQLRAKPALVENGVISKLNALHIPLVFVDYEINPAQNTAPSVDLLGKVLNREENAKAYTDFYRQHFNDIQKVTAGITPKPTVFIEPIAGNSDACCFTHGHNGWGGLLEAIGAKNIGSGLLPGASGFVSLEKVISEKPDTYIMTGSKRGNGTSKILPFGYGASDSDIQEKAKALLSRTGIDQVPAIKAGQVYGVYHHFYNHPYNIVGMEYLAKAVYPKQFSNLNPDETYHYIVRHFTTLPDDNFVFARKLAN, from the coding sequence ATGTTAAAGAAATCATGGCGTTCTCTTCTTTTGGCTACCACACTGACCACATCTTTCGCCAGCTTAGCCACCCAGTATCCCCTCACCGTGACCGATATCGATGGACAGCACGTCACCATCAACCAGGAACCGCAGCGCATTGTCTTGCAGGACGGCCGCGACATCATGTCGATGGCGTTGTTAGATCGCGATAATCCATTCCACCGACTGGTTGCCTGGAACAATCTGCCTAAGAAACAAGACACCGCTACCTGGGATCTGTTGAAGGGAAAATGGCCACAGTCTGAAGGCATCCTCGACATGGGGTTCAGCGACAAAGGCGATGTGGAGCTGGAAAGCATTCTGGCTAAAAAACCAGACTTGATGATCGCCCAACTGCGCGCCAAACCAGCGCTGGTGGAAAATGGCGTCATCAGCAAACTGAACGCGCTGCACATTCCGCTGGTGTTTGTGGACTATGAAATCAACCCGGCTCAAAACACCGCTCCCAGCGTTGACTTACTTGGCAAGGTGTTAAACCGTGAAGAAAACGCCAAAGCCTATACTGATTTTTATCGTCAGCACTTTAACGATATTCAGAAAGTGACAGCCGGTATCACCCCCAAACCCACCGTCTTTATCGAACCTATCGCTGGCAACTCTGACGCGTGCTGCTTTACTCACGGCCACAATGGCTGGGGTGGCTTGCTGGAAGCCATTGGCGCGAAGAATATCGGCTCTGGTTTGCTGCCGGGAGCATCGGGTTTTGTCTCACTGGAAAAAGTGATCAGCGAAAAACCGGATACCTACATCATGACCGGTTCCAAACGTGGTAACGGTACCAGCAAAATTCTGCCATTTGGCTATGGTGCCAGCGACAGCGATATCCAGGAAAAAGCCAAAGCACTGCTGAGCCGTACCGGTATTGACCAGGTTCCTGCGATTAAAGCAGGTCAGGTCTATGGGGTTTACCACCACTTCTATAACCATCCGTACAACATCGTTGGTATGGAATATCTGGCCAAAGCGGTGTACCCGAAGCAGTTCAGCAATCTGAACCCGGACGAGACCTATCACTACATCGTTCGCCATTTCACTACCTTACCTGACGACAATTTTGTGTTTGCCCGTAAACTGGCTAATTAA
- a CDS encoding 3-phenylpropionate MFS transporter, whose product MVLQSTYWLALSYFTYFFSYGIFLPFWGGWLNGEGLSAESIGILLGAGLVARFIGSLFITPLVKDPARLISVLRLLALLSVLTFIGFWLGSAWLWLLMVMAGFNLFFAPLIPLTDALAATWQKQIPLDYGRVRVWGSIAFVIGSAVTGQLVAVWGHQAILVTLAVGLLSMLLGMMLRPHVMPASVKRHQTHTAATPWRVLLRESAVWRFLLCVSLLQGAHAAYYGFSVIYWQQAGYSAAVIGYLWSLGVVAEIVVFALSKRLFGHWSASGLLILSALCSVVRWSLMGATVSLPWLIVMQILHCGTFTVCHLAAMRFISSRHDADVLRLQAAYSALGTGGAVAVMTVVSGFLFEHLQGGTFWIMAVLVLPVFMFRPQVSTRSR is encoded by the coding sequence ATGGTTTTACAATCCACATATTGGCTGGCACTCAGCTATTTCACCTATTTCTTCAGCTATGGCATTTTTTTGCCTTTTTGGGGCGGCTGGCTCAACGGCGAAGGGCTATCCGCTGAGTCGATCGGTATCCTGCTGGGCGCTGGGCTGGTGGCCCGATTTATTGGCAGTCTGTTTATTACACCGCTGGTGAAAGATCCTGCCCGGTTGATTAGCGTATTGAGATTGTTGGCATTGCTGTCGGTGCTGACATTCATCGGGTTCTGGTTGGGCAGCGCCTGGCTCTGGCTCCTGATGGTCATGGCAGGGTTTAACCTATTTTTTGCACCCTTGATTCCACTGACGGATGCGCTGGCGGCGACCTGGCAAAAACAGATTCCACTGGATTACGGCCGGGTACGCGTCTGGGGCTCCATCGCGTTTGTGATAGGCTCTGCCGTAACCGGGCAACTGGTCGCCGTCTGGGGACATCAGGCGATTTTAGTCACCCTGGCGGTGGGATTGCTCTCAATGCTGCTGGGGATGATGTTACGACCGCATGTGATGCCCGCTTCGGTAAAACGTCACCAGACACACACTGCCGCTACGCCATGGCGTGTTTTGCTGCGTGAGTCTGCGGTCTGGCGTTTCTTATTGTGTGTGTCTTTGTTGCAGGGCGCGCATGCCGCTTACTACGGCTTTAGTGTGATTTACTGGCAGCAGGCAGGGTATTCGGCGGCGGTTATCGGCTATCTGTGGTCGTTGGGCGTGGTCGCGGAAATCGTGGTTTTTGCACTGAGTAAACGCCTGTTTGGGCATTGGAGTGCGTCCGGGCTGCTGATATTGTCTGCATTGTGCAGCGTGGTACGCTGGAGCCTGATGGGGGCGACGGTATCGCTGCCGTGGTTAATTGTGATGCAGATTTTGCATTGCGGCACCTTTACAGTTTGCCATCTGGCGGCGATGCGGTTTATCTCTTCCCGTCACGATGCTGACGTACTGCGCTTGCAGGCAGCGTACTCCGCGCTGGGTACAGGGGGCGCGGTTGCGGTGATGACGGTGGTGTCAGGGTTCCTGTTTGAGCATTTGCAAGGTGGGACCTTTTGGATAATGGCAGTGCTGGTGTTGCCTGTGTTCATGTTCCGTCCTCAGGTGAGTACTCGCTCTCGCTAA
- a CDS encoding ABC transporter substrate-binding protein: protein MKKWLCAVGMVLGLASAVRAAPIMIEDVSGRTVEIKSEVKRVILGEGRQIYLLAAFDTEAPFQRVVGWRDDLPKADYDGYLAYEKKYPQIKQLPTFGGAKDGTFNVEQAVNLKPDLVLMNLEAKAATDEAKLIEKLGGLGIPVVFIDFREKPFENAEKSIRIMGQLLGKPERAEAIIQFRRQQIDVVTERLKQYQGPRPKVMIDRAGGYDEECCMSFGNENFGKMVEAAGGVNIAKGIIPGTFGTLNPEQIISARPDVVIVTGANWKNYNTANGWVGVGPGADKSQALQRLQKLMERPAFKTLPVATNGKAHAIWHQFYDSPYQFVAIQVIAKWLHPDLFKDIDPDATFRTFHEKFLPLPYQPGYWVTLPAKS from the coding sequence ATGAAAAAGTGGTTGTGTGCTGTTGGCATGGTATTGGGGTTGGCGTCGGCCGTCAGGGCGGCACCGATAATGATTGAAGATGTCAGCGGCAGAACCGTTGAGATCAAATCTGAAGTCAAACGGGTGATTTTGGGGGAGGGGCGGCAGATTTATCTGCTGGCGGCTTTTGATACCGAGGCCCCGTTCCAGCGTGTGGTCGGCTGGCGGGATGACTTGCCGAAAGCAGACTACGATGGTTATCTGGCTTATGAGAAGAAGTATCCACAGATTAAACAGTTACCGACCTTCGGCGGTGCCAAAGACGGTACGTTCAACGTAGAACAAGCCGTGAATCTGAAGCCGGATCTGGTGCTGATGAATCTGGAAGCGAAAGCGGCGACCGATGAGGCTAAGTTGATTGAAAAACTCGGCGGGTTGGGCATCCCGGTGGTCTTTATCGACTTTCGGGAAAAGCCGTTTGAAAACGCAGAGAAAAGTATTCGCATCATGGGGCAACTGCTGGGTAAACCAGAGCGTGCTGAGGCCATTATCCAGTTCCGTCGCCAGCAGATTGATGTCGTGACCGAACGCCTCAAACAGTATCAGGGGCCACGTCCGAAAGTTATGATCGATCGCGCAGGCGGTTATGACGAAGAGTGCTGCATGTCATTCGGCAATGAGAACTTCGGGAAAATGGTGGAAGCCGCCGGTGGCGTGAATATCGCTAAAGGTATTATCCCAGGTACATTCGGTACGCTAAACCCAGAGCAGATCATCAGCGCGCGCCCGGATGTGGTGATCGTCACCGGTGCTAACTGGAAAAACTACAATACCGCCAACGGTTGGGTCGGTGTTGGCCCCGGAGCTGACAAGTCGCAGGCGTTGCAGCGTTTGCAGAAACTGATGGAGCGCCCTGCGTTTAAAACCCTGCCAGTTGCCACCAACGGTAAGGCGCATGCCATCTGGCATCAGTTTTATGACAGCCCGTATCAGTTTGTCGCGATTCAGGTGATAGCGAAGTGGCTGCATCCGGATTTATTTAAAGATATCGATCCCGATGCGACTTTCCGCACCTTCCATGAGAAATTCCTGCCGCTGCCGTATCAGCCAGGTTATTGGGTGACGCTACCGGCGAAGTCCTGA
- a CDS encoding FecCD family ABC transporter permease → MAVMAVAIVASLLLDFMLGPSGLPLDVLWQTLTDPANADAGSRVIVWDIRLPYALMAVVVGLALGLAGAEMQTILNNPLASPFTLGVSSAAAFGAALAIVLGIGIPGVPAQWFISANAFLFALLAALLLDGITRWTKVATSGVVLFGIALVFTFNALVSVLQFVANEDTLQGLVFWTMGSLARSSWEKLGILLAVLAVVMPLSMMSSWKLTALRLGEDRAISFGINVRRLRLTTLLRISLLSALSVAFVGPIGFIGLVAPHIARMIFGEDHRFYLPASALTGALVLSLASVASKNLLPGVIIPVGIVTSLVGVPFFLSIILRNRGNV, encoded by the coding sequence ATGGCGGTGATGGCGGTCGCGATTGTGGCCTCCCTGCTGCTGGACTTTATGCTCGGCCCTTCCGGCCTGCCGCTGGATGTGCTGTGGCAGACACTGACCGACCCGGCTAACGCCGATGCCGGTAGCCGGGTCATCGTCTGGGACATCCGTCTGCCCTACGCCTTAATGGCGGTGGTGGTCGGTTTGGCGCTGGGGCTGGCCGGTGCAGAAATGCAAACCATTTTGAATAACCCGCTAGCCAGCCCATTCACGTTGGGTGTTTCGTCGGCGGCGGCATTTGGCGCGGCGCTGGCAATCGTACTGGGGATTGGTATTCCCGGCGTTCCAGCGCAATGGTTCATTTCGGCTAACGCCTTCCTGTTCGCGCTACTGGCGGCTCTGTTGTTGGATGGTATTACCCGCTGGACGAAGGTGGCGACCTCTGGCGTGGTGTTATTCGGTATAGCACTGGTGTTTACGTTTAATGCGCTGGTCTCCGTTTTGCAGTTCGTCGCCAACGAAGATACGCTGCAAGGACTGGTGTTTTGGACGATGGGTAGTCTGGCCCGCTCCTCCTGGGAGAAACTCGGTATTCTGCTGGCTGTTCTGGCTGTGGTGATGCCGCTGTCCATGATGAGCTCATGGAAGTTGACCGCACTGCGCTTAGGTGAAGATCGCGCCATCAGCTTTGGTATCAACGTACGCCGTTTGCGTCTGACGACGTTGCTGCGCATCAGTTTACTGTCGGCTCTATCGGTCGCGTTCGTCGGGCCGATTGGTTTTATCGGCCTGGTCGCCCCGCACATCGCCCGTATGATTTTCGGCGAAGACCACCGCTTTTATCTACCGGCCAGTGCCCTGACGGGTGCGTTGGTGTTGTCGCTAGCGTCAGTCGCGTCCAAAAACCTGCTGCCCGGCGTCATTATTCCGGTTGGGATTGTCACCTCGCTGGTAGGGGTTCCTTTCTTCCTGAGTATTATTCTGCGTAACCGGGGGAACGTATGA
- the trmJ gene encoding tRNA (cytosine(32)/uridine(32)-2'-O)-methyltransferase TrmJ: MLQNIRIVLVETSHTGNMGSTARAMKTMGLTNLWLVNPLVKPDSQAISLSAGASDVIGNATIVDTLDQALEGCGLVVGTSARSRTLPWPMLEPRECGVRSIQEAQHAPVAIVFGRERVGLTNEELQKCHYHVAIPANPEYSSLNLAMAVQILSYEVRVAWLDHQQQGEVAHEESPYPLVDDLERFYQHLEDTLLHTGFIRQSHQGQVMNKLRRLFTRARPETQELNILRGILSAITKTTPSDPSQNNH; the protein is encoded by the coding sequence ATGTTACAGAATATACGCATTGTGCTGGTGGAGACGTCGCATACCGGCAATATGGGGTCAACGGCCAGGGCGATGAAAACCATGGGCCTGACTAATCTTTGGCTGGTTAATCCGCTGGTCAAACCCGATTCGCAGGCAATCTCCTTGTCTGCTGGCGCCAGTGATGTCATTGGCAACGCTACTATTGTTGATACTCTCGATCAGGCGCTTGAAGGATGCGGTCTGGTAGTGGGTACCAGCGCCCGTTCCCGCACGTTACCCTGGCCGATGCTGGAGCCACGCGAATGCGGTGTGCGCAGTATTCAGGAAGCGCAGCACGCACCGGTGGCTATCGTGTTCGGTCGCGAACGCGTAGGGCTGACGAATGAGGAACTGCAGAAATGCCACTATCATGTGGCGATCCCCGCTAATCCTGAATACAGCTCGCTCAACCTGGCGATGGCTGTACAGATCCTGTCTTATGAGGTGCGCGTCGCCTGGCTGGACCACCAGCAACAGGGCGAAGTGGCACACGAAGAGAGCCCCTATCCGCTGGTGGATGATCTGGAGCGTTTTTATCAGCACCTGGAAGATACCTTGCTGCATACCGGTTTCATCCGTCAGTCGCATCAGGGACAGGTGATGAACAAGTTGCGCCGGTTGTTTACCCGTGCTCGTCCTGAAACGCAGGAGCTCAACATTCTGCGCGGCATTCTGAGTGCCATCACTAAAACGACGCCATCGGATCCGTCGCAGAATAATCATTGA
- a CDS encoding DUF1007 family protein, whose product MLHYNNLGFSFRWVSCLLLTLLALSGPALAHPHSFIDMKTTVEGKDDLITGLRMNWTMDPITSADLLYDAGNAAKDSDVWKKLAAGVMANVLGQHYFTDVYRNGKPVKYLSLPTEYHLSRAGNKAVLEFVLPLAHPQPLAGAPLLISTYDPSYFVDMSYKDDKAIQISAALAARCKTTLMTPKPDASLQSYALSLDKNAKPSQDMDLGKQFAQQVTLQCQ is encoded by the coding sequence ATGTTACATTATAACAATTTAGGCTTTTCATTCCGTTGGGTAAGCTGCCTGTTATTGACACTGCTAGCGTTATCCGGCCCGGCATTGGCCCATCCACACAGTTTTATCGACATGAAAACGACGGTGGAGGGGAAAGACGACCTGATAACCGGATTGCGTATGAACTGGACGATGGATCCTATTACTTCCGCTGATTTGCTCTATGATGCCGGTAACGCGGCGAAAGATTCCGACGTGTGGAAAAAACTGGCGGCAGGCGTGATGGCGAATGTGCTGGGGCAGCATTACTTCACCGATGTTTATCGAAACGGAAAGCCTGTGAAATACCTGTCGCTGCCAACGGAATATCATCTCTCCCGAGCGGGCAATAAGGCGGTGCTGGAGTTCGTGTTGCCATTGGCTCACCCGCAACCGCTGGCAGGGGCACCGTTACTGATTTCCACCTACGATCCTTCCTACTTCGTGGATATGTCGTATAAAGACGATAAAGCGATTCAGATTAGCGCGGCGCTGGCCGCACGCTGTAAAACTACGCTGATGACACCTAAACCCGATGCCTCGCTGCAGTCTTATGCGTTGTCGCTGGATAAAAACGCGAAACCCTCTCAGGACATGGATTTGGGAAAACAGTTTGCTCAACAGGTGACGTTGCAATGTCAGTAA
- the iscR gene encoding Fe-S cluster assembly transcriptional regulator IscR has product MRLTSKGRYAVTAMLDVALHSKEGPVPLADISERQGISLSYLEQLFSRLRKHGLVASVRGPGGGYLLGKDSAEIAVGSVISAVDESVDATRCQGKEGCQGGDRCLTHTLWRDLSDRISEFLNNITLDELVNNKEILDVADRQDADVRRTANGRIQETINVNLRA; this is encoded by the coding sequence ATGAGACTGACATCTAAAGGCCGCTACGCCGTTACCGCCATGCTTGATGTGGCGCTGCATTCAAAGGAAGGCCCGGTTCCGCTGGCGGATATCTCCGAGCGTCAGGGTATTTCGCTTTCTTATCTGGAACAGCTGTTCTCTCGCCTGCGTAAGCATGGGCTGGTCGCCAGCGTGCGTGGTCCAGGTGGTGGTTATCTGTTGGGGAAAGACTCCGCCGAAATCGCTGTCGGCTCGGTCATCTCGGCGGTGGATGAATCTGTGGATGCCACCCGCTGCCAGGGGAAAGAAGGGTGTCAGGGCGGCGATCGCTGTCTGACCCACACGCTGTGGCGTGATTTGAGTGACCGCATCAGCGAGTTTCTCAATAACATCACCCTGGATGAATTGGTCAATAACAAAGAAATTCTGGACGTCGCGGATCGTCAGGATGCTGACGTGCGTCGTACCGCTAACGGACGCATACAAGAAACTATCAACGTCAACTTGCGTGCCTGA
- a CDS encoding ABC transporter ATP-binding protein — MSHNGLSISRFSAGYTKRNIINDLSVPLLPRGKITVLLGPNGSGKSTLLRALAGLGQAQGDLLLDDVNLMQLPFAKRAEKVVYLPQSLPAGVHLHVLESIIVAQRASGGLHHSSNEDEVLALLRQLGISHLAMSYLDQLSGGQKQLVGLAQSLIRQPSLLLLDEPLSALDLNYQYHVMDLVRQETRKRNIVTVVVVHDINIALRHGDHVLMLKDGKLIADGEPANVISEDSLAQVYGVRGRIERCSRGIPQVMIDGLVTEPRL, encoded by the coding sequence ATGAGTCACAATGGGTTGTCGATTTCGCGTTTTTCTGCCGGTTACACCAAACGAAACATCATTAACGACCTGTCGGTGCCACTCCTGCCACGCGGTAAGATCACGGTATTGCTCGGGCCAAATGGTAGCGGTAAATCGACACTGCTGCGCGCGTTGGCCGGTTTAGGGCAGGCACAAGGCGACCTGTTACTGGATGACGTCAACCTGATGCAGTTACCTTTCGCCAAACGGGCGGAAAAAGTGGTGTATCTGCCGCAATCATTGCCCGCAGGCGTACATCTCCATGTACTGGAATCGATTATCGTCGCTCAGCGTGCATCCGGTGGACTGCATCACAGCAGTAACGAAGATGAAGTGCTGGCGCTGCTCAGGCAACTGGGTATTTCGCATCTGGCAATGAGCTATCTGGATCAACTCTCTGGTGGTCAGAAACAGCTGGTCGGGCTGGCACAATCGCTGATCCGCCAGCCTTCACTGCTATTGCTTGATGAACCACTCAGTGCATTGGATCTCAATTACCAGTATCACGTCATGGACCTGGTCCGCCAGGAAACCCGTAAGCGTAATATTGTGACGGTAGTAGTCGTGCACGACATTAATATTGCGCTGCGTCACGGCGACCATGTGTTGATGCTCAAAGACGGCAAACTGATCGCAGACGGCGAACCCGCTAACGTGATCAGTGAAGACAGTCTGGCTCAGGTGTATGGCGTGCGTGGCCGCATTGAACGCTGCTCGCGCGGTATTCCACAAGTGATGATCGACGGGCTGGTCACTGAACCACGGCTGTAG
- the suhB gene encoding inositol-1-monophosphatase yields MHPMLNIAVRAARKGGNLIAKNYETPDAVEASQKGSNDFVTNVDRDAERLIIEVIRKAYPQHTIISEECGEMVGEDQDVQWVIDPLDGTTNFIKRLPHFAVSIAVRVKGRTEVAVVYDPMRNELFTATRGQGTQLNGYRLRGSNARDLDGTILATGFPFKHKQHSASYLRVLEALFSQCADFRRTGSAALDLAYVAAGRVDGFFEIGLKPWDFAGGELLVREAGGIVTDFVGGHNYLASGNIVAGNPRVVKSLLSTIRDQLSDALKR; encoded by the coding sequence ATGCATCCGATGCTTAACATCGCCGTGCGCGCAGCGCGCAAAGGCGGCAACTTGATCGCAAAAAACTATGAAACACCTGACGCCGTTGAGGCCAGCCAGAAAGGCAGTAACGATTTTGTCACTAACGTTGATCGCGATGCAGAGCGCCTGATTATCGAGGTAATCCGTAAAGCCTACCCGCAGCACACCATCATTAGTGAAGAGTGCGGTGAAATGGTGGGTGAAGATCAGGACGTGCAATGGGTTATCGATCCCCTGGATGGCACGACCAATTTCATCAAACGTCTCCCCCATTTTGCTGTTTCCATCGCCGTTCGCGTCAAAGGCCGCACCGAAGTCGCGGTTGTCTACGATCCAATGCGTAATGAACTGTTTACCGCCACCCGTGGTCAGGGCACGCAGTTAAACGGTTATCGCCTGCGCGGCAGCAACGCCCGCGATCTGGACGGCACTATTCTTGCTACCGGATTCCCGTTCAAACACAAACAGCACAGCGCCAGCTATCTGCGTGTACTGGAAGCCCTGTTCAGCCAGTGCGCCGACTTCCGCCGTACCGGTTCCGCCGCGCTTGATCTGGCCTATGTGGCAGCAGGTCGCGTAGATGGCTTCTTTGAGATCGGCCTGAAACCCTGGGATTTCGCTGGCGGCGAACTGCTGGTACGTGAAGCTGGCGGCATCGTGACCGACTTCGTTGGCGGCCATAACTACCTCGCTTCCGGTAACATCGTTGCGGGTAACCCGCGAGTTGTGAAATCTTTGCTGTCCACCATCCGCGACCAGTTAAGCGACGCACTTAAGCGCTAA